TTCGCCTGAATCTCAAGCGCCCCAATTTCCAGACCGCCACGAATATCGTCGATGCGATCAACCGCAACTTCGGCGCATCGATTGCCGCCACGGAAGATGCTACCTCCGTCGAAATCGCCATACCCGGCAACGCCGGCAGCCGCTCCGCCTTTATCGCACACCTGAATCGCATCCAGATCGAACCAGGCAACGACACGCCGAAGGTCATCTTCAACGCACGCACCGGCACGGTCGTGATCAGCCAAGGCGTTACCGTGAAACCCACAGTGGTCTCGCACGGCACGCTCAAGGTGACCATCGACGAGAACTTTGCGGTGAGTCAGCCTGAAGCGCTCGGCAACGGCCAGACGATGGTCACACCGCAATCCTCGATCAACGTATCGGAAAGCGGCGCCCACACCTTCCAATGGAAGAACGGCGCCAGCCTGCAGGCCATCGTCGACACCATCAACAGCATCGGCGCCACGCCGGACGACCTGATGGCGATTTTGCAGGGCCTGTCCGAAGCGGGCGCGCTGAACGCCGAACTGGAGGTGATCTGATGAACGTTCTGCCCTTTCAAGGCATACAGAATTCATTTGAACTTGGCGAAACCGGTATTAAGCCGGGCGATGCTGGGTATCGCGAAAAACTGGAGCGGGTAGCGGAGCAATTCGAAGGCATGTTTATCGCGCACTTGCTGAGCGAGATGCGCAAAGCCACCGAACAGATGAATCCGGATAGCGCCAGTGCCAGCCACAAACCGGGCGCCGCGTTGATGGATGAAGCCTATCGACGGGTGGCGGATGACATTGCCAGGCAGCGTGCGTTCGGCATTACCGACAGCATTGTGGCGCAGATGATGCCGAACGACGCCGCGCCCTGCTCCCTCTCCCCTCCGGGGAGAGGGCTGGGGTGAGGGGCGAATCTCGCGAAAAGGTTAGTTCTTTGCAACATTCAAACAGAAAAATTTGCACGCACCAGAAGCGTCCCGCAAGTCCCGCCCCTCACCCTCTCCCCGGAGGGGAGAGGGGACTGGCTTGCGGTGCGACCAAACCACAAGCACCCCCAAGAAACGGATCAAAACCATGAGCATCACCCACATCGGCATGTCCGGCCTGCTCGCCGCCCAGGCTGGCCTGGGCATGTCGGCACGCAACACCGCCAATCTGCTCACCGCCGGCTACTCTCGGCAAGGCGTGCTGCTCACGCCACGCGTGGTCGGTGGTGGCGTGGAAATCGGCGCTTTCATCCGTTTCACCGACAACTTCAAGACGCAGGCGCTGTGGAGCAGCAACGCACCGCTTGGCCAATATGCCGTGGGCGAGTCCTACTACCGCCAATTGGAAGAGGTGATGGGCCTTGGCGCCGGTAGCGTGAAAGCCGGCATCGACGGTTTCTTCGGTGCACTGGACGAAGTCAGTACCGATCCCACCAACAGCGCACTGCGACTGCAGGTGATCTCTGCCGCCGATGCGATGGCCAAGAGCTTCAACAGCCTGCGCCAGGCCATGACGCGCCAGCTCGACACCGCGCGCCAACAAAGCATGGCCACCGCCGATCAAGTCAACATGCTGTCCACCACCATCGCCGATCTCAACCGCCAGATCGAGCAGGCTCACGCCAGCGGCAGCGTGCCGTCGGAGCTGCTCGATCAGCGCGACCTGGCCGTCGACAACCTCTCCAAACTGGTGGACGTGCAAGTGCTGCAACAGCCCAATGGCACGGTGGACGTTTCCATTGCCAACGGACCGCCGCTCGTCGCCGGTGGGCAGGTCGGCAAACTCAATGTGCTGCCCCATACGGATGGCACGTTCTCGCTCGCGCTTGAACTGGCCGGCACCCGCTATCCGCTGGACGGCTCGCGTATCGGCGGCGAACTCGGTGGCCTCGGCAAGTACGTGGAAGATACGCTGCTGCCGCAGATGGATGCCAACAAGCAGCTGGCCGAAGAACTGGCCACGCGCATCAACAACCAGCTCGCCGCCGGTTTCGGCACCCACGGCGAACCGGGCAAGCCGCTGTTCGACTTCAACCCGACCACCGGCACGCTCAGCATCAACCCCGACATCACCCAGGCCGACCTCGGCTTCTCCGCCAACCCCGACGAACCCGGCAACAGCGACAACCTGCTGGCGGTGATCGAACTGCGCAAGGAGCGCATCACGCTGCCCGGTGTGGGCGAAGTGTCGATGGGGGATGCCTACACCATGCTGGTCGGCAAGCTCGGCTCCGCCAGCCAGCTCAACCAGAACGCGCTGGACCGCGCCACCGAAATCCGCAAACAGGCCGAGATGGATTGGCTGGCGGTGAGCGGCATCAGCATGGAAGAGGAAACCGTGAAAATCTCCGAATTCCTCAATATGTACAACGCCAATATGAAGGTGATCTCGGTCGCCAACGAACTGCTCGATTCCACCATCAAGATGCTCTGACGGGAACGTGACGATATGCGTATCACCAACGGCTTTTTCGGCAACACCATGTTGCACTCGCTACAGAAATCCAACGGCAAGGTCGCCGATCTGATGAGCCAGATCAGCAGCGGCTATCGCGTACAACGCCCGTCGGACGATCCCATCGCGGCGGTGCGCCTGCTGCTGCTCGACCGCGACCAGACCATGATCGGCCAGTACCGCAGCAACATCGGCTCGCTGGGTATCCGCATGCAGCAGAACGAACTGCGACTGGACAGCATGCTGCGTTCCGTCCACTCCGCCCACGACCTGATGATCCGCGCCATTGACGGCAGCAACACCCCGGAAGACCTCAACGCCATGGCCGGCAGCCTGCGCACGCTACGCGATAACTTGCTGACCGAAGTCAACGCGACCGACAACGAAGGCAATTATCTTTTCTCTGGCACGAAAACCGACACGCCTGCGATCAGCTACGATCCGGATGCGCCGCTCGGTAGTCGTTACACCTTCACCGGCAACACCGACCAACAACAGGTGGTGATTGGCCAAGGCGTGACGGAAGCGGCCAACGTGACCGCCGACGACATGGCCGATATTTTCAACCAGCTCGACCAGGCCTTGGCCGTGCTGGAAGATCCCAATGTCGACGTCAACGATCCCGCGACCCGCACCATGCTTACCGCGTGCCTGGATGCCATGAACCATGGCATCGGCACACTCAGCACCAAGATCGCCGTGCTCGGCGGCGCGCAAACCACGCTGACCCTGATGGATGAAACTCATGCTGCGATGGCCGTTTCCAACGGCCAGGCGGCGCAGATGCTGGGCGAACTGGATTACGCCGAAGCCTACGATCGGCTCAACAACTATGTGATTGCGGTGCAAGGCAGCTATCAGGTCTACAGCCGCGTGATGCAGCTTTCACCGTTCGACGTGATCTTGCGTTGATCCCGCCATGAATGTGCAGCTGTCCAGCCCTGGGATCGGTCATGGCACATTGACCAGTGCAGGCAAGGCCACACCGATCGATTCGGTTTCGCACAACATCTCGAAAGGCGCATCGGCAAATACCGCCACACAGCGCATCAGCCTTGCGCGGCGTAGCGAATTCGCAGCACGCCAGGAACACATCAACCGTCAGGTGACGCACGCGCAGCGTTCCATCGCATTCCTGGATCAGACGCTAGACAGCTTGCAGGAGTTGAAAGCTTCGCTGAGCAGCAGCGTCGCCCGCCGCGCAACGACCCAGGACACACTCGAAATCAGCCTAGCCCGCGTGCAGGCGCAATGGCAGACCCGCCATGGCGCCACCGGTGGTGCGCTTGGGCCGGATCTGAGTTTCCATGATGACGGCGCAGCGCAGCAAAGCTTTCAAGTGCGCTCGCTGGACATGAAGTCCCTGCAGAACGAACGCGCCGAAATACTCACCGTTTATCCGCGTGGCGCCGGCAAGCCTTCGGTATCGGTGCTGGTCGACGGCCGCCATCGCTCCGATCGCGAATGGGCACGCCGCATGGACCACGCATTAGCAGCCAGCGGCATCAGCGCTCGTATCACCGATGAGCGCGAACTGACCTTCACCGCGCGGGAAAGCCGCTGGATCGAACTACGCGAACAACTGATGATTCAGGGCAATGGCCATCGTTTTCCCGCAGGACGCCCTGCGCGCGCGACTGCCGAAGCAACAACGGTGGCGATTGAGCCGGCAAACTGGCAAACCGGAACGGCTGCCGAGCGTCGCACCACCCTGCGTCAAGTCGTACAAGCTATCGATCATATCCAGATCGTACGCGATGGATTGAATCACGTGTTGAAGCGTGCCGGCACCATCTTGCATAGCGACAGCAATGTCCTGGCATCAAGCGATGCTGCGCAAACCGCTGCCACATTCGACGTTGCACTGACCCAAGCCAACGACTTCCAGCGCTTCAGCACGATCAGCGCCGCATTGCGCGGGCTCAACGGACATCGCGTGCGCACCGTTACAAACGGACTTGCATAGCCGTCGCTAACGGCGGTGCCTGACAACTCTCTCTTCACCTCGACTTCCCATCTATCGGCGTATGAGGGGGACTTCGCCAGCACCGGACCAAAGGGGAATGGAATGATGGGCCATTCATGGAAATCGCTGTTGCAAAATGCAAGTGCGCATGAAGCGAAACCTATGTTCGATTCTCTGCTCGGGCGCAGGATCGCGCCATGCGTGCTCTCACTGCTCATTCTGAATGCGTTGCAAGCCGCGCGGGCACAGGAAGTGGTTGCGGTGAATGGCGAGGACGTAAGAGTCCCGACAGGGGCCTCGTACTCCACCACGGCCAGCGGAATGCCGGGTATCGTGCTGTACGCCTCCGGCACCCATCCGTCGACAGGTTCGCCTAGTACGATCACGGCGACGTCCACCGCCATTTTTACGATAGGCAATGGAGCCTACGGCGTCGATGCTGAAAACGGCGCGCATGTCATGCTCATGGGCGATAACTTGACGGGCCTGTTCGTCATCAGAACCAGTGGCAACAACGCATCGGGCATCCTGGCCACGGGGGCCGGAACCACGGTCGACGCCACCGATGTCAACTTCGCCACGTCCAGTCTGAATGCGCGCGGATTTGACGCCTATGATGGGGCGACGGTGAATGTCAACTATTGCGCGATCGTGGTCAATGCCGGATCAGGCGTCGATTCGGAAGACGTGGGTACCGTCGCCAATATCGCGGGCGGCAGCATCACTGCCAACGGCGTGACAGGCAATGCGATGACCCTGCGCAACGGCGGCACCATCAACGCATCCAGCGTGCTAGCAACCGGCACGGGACAATACTCCACCGCGCTGTCGTCGTATTCGCAAGGCACCGGCATCGTCAACCATGCCACCATCGTCAACAGCATGCTGACCTCGGAGCAGCAAGGTAACGCCATCGATATCTTCGGCGGCACCACCGACGTGACACTGAAAAACACCGATGTCGATGGCGCCACCGGCACGGCGATGGACGTGGAGGATGTCGCCGGCTCGCCCGGCAATGCCACGCTCGATGCCATCGATTCCCGCTTGCTCGGCAATATCAATGTCCAGAACAATCTCTATCCAGCGGGGGGATCGAGCTTCGTCAATGTCGAGCTGAGTGCCGGCAGCGTGCTTCGAGGCTGGGTGAACGATGTCAATGCGCTGACCATCGATGCGAGTAGCCAATGGATGATGACAGCCAACTCCCGCATCAACGGTAATCTCTTGAACGACGGCAGCATCGTCTTCCTGCCCGGCGGGGCATACAAAACATTGACAATCACTGGCTCGTTCTACAGCCCCGGCCCCGGCAGCATCACGCTCAACACCACCCTGGACGCCAGCGAAACCAGCTCGGACAAGATTCTGCTCGACGGACCGGATGCCAACGCGGCGATCGGCGCGCATGCCCTGGTCATCAACGCATCGGGTAACGCTGCCCTCACCCAAGGCAACGGCATTCTTGTGGTACAGGCAGTGGATGGGGCCATCACGTTTCCACGTGCGTTCGTGCTGAACGATCCCGTGGTGCGTGGCCCTTATGAATATGAGCTGTTCCGCGGCACCCTGGACGGCAGCGCGCCGGACAACTGGTATTTGCGCGATGCATTGCCCACGCCATCGCCGAGCCCAACTCCAACTCCAACTCCAACCCCAACCCCAACTCCAACTCCAACTCCAACTCCAACTCCAACTCCAACTCCAACTCCAACTCCAACTCCAACTCCCACCCCGGCCCCAACACCTGCGCCGCCACCTACACCCCTGCCGGAAAGGCCGCTCTATAACCGCGAAGCCTCGCTGAACACAGCACTGCCTTCCGCCATGCTGCAGTTGGGCCGCGCGTTTCTTGGCTCGCTAGACGAACGCGTGGGCATCCAAAACGTCGGTGATGCATCGGCTCCATCCACAGGCCAGACCGATCCTGTCGTGTGGGCGCGCGTGCTTGGAGAAAGCGGCAAACAATCGGGCAGTGGTCTCTCCGGCAATGGTCCATTGTTCGATTACGACCTCGCCGCGGTACAGGTAGGTGCACACCTCTATCGAAACGGTTCCGACGGTGCTCCGCACGACGATGCGGGCGTCTATGGCTCGTTCGGCCATCTGTCCTCACAGGTCATCCATGATGATCTGCTGCTCGGCCCCATGACCGCCGGCACCAATCGCCTCGATGCAGCATCCGTCGATGTCTACTGGACGCATTACGGCAACGACGGAAGCTATCTGGACGCCGTGCTGCAAGGCATCTGGTACGACTTGGCACGCGCCAGCTCCAGCGAGAACGTTGAAAACCTGTCGACTCGCGCAGCGGGGTTGGGTACATCGTTCGAAGGCGGATGGCGCAAATTCGCTTTATCACCCGCTTTGACGTTGCAGCCACAAGCACAGGTGATCTACCAGCATCTACGCATCGACGACAGCAGCAACGATTTCGAAACGGTGCGATTCGGCAACGTCGGCTCACTGGCGGCGCGTATCGGCGTGCAACTTGCCAATGCATCCCCTACCGGTACGCTAGGTGGGCTGAACTGGTGGTTTGACTTGAACGCGTGGCACGAATTTTACGCCGATCCACGCACCACTTATCCCACGGGCAGTGGAGACGTATCTTTCCACTCTGATCTGCAAGGCACGTGGTGGGAATTGCAATGGGGCATGCAAGGGCGCGTGTCGCAGCACGTCAACGTATATGGCACGCTCAATTACGATGCCGGCGGCAATGCCGGACGCAGGGAGACCGGTGCAAATATCGGCATCATGGTGCATTGGTGACATAGGCTTGTGAGCAAGGCCAGAGGCGCGTAATGTGGCCGCCTCGCATCTGATGTGGTTTTGTTTTGCAGCGCGCATAGCGAGACCGCTTCAACCGTCAGTCGTCACTTCCATCCGGACGTGATCGGATACCTCCGTTCACGCCCAAACGCACGCGTGGTAACACGCGGCCCCGGCGCAGACTGACGTCGCTTGAATTCGTTGATCAACACCCATCGCACCACGCGATGCACGGTGTTTTCATCGAAGCCCGCGGCAATGATCTCTGCCTGCGATTGTTCGTCTTCGATGAAACGAGTCAGGATCGCGTCGAGTTCGTCGTAGGGTGGTAGCGAATCCTGGTCGGTCTGGTTGTCGCGCAATTCGGCCGAGGGTGGGCGTTCGATCACGGTTGGCGGAATGATCCAACGGTCCGCTTGCCCGGTTTTGCGCGCCTGCGCCTGATTGCGCCAGCGCGAGAGCCGGTACACCTCGGTTTTGTAGACATCCTTGAGCGGTGCATACGCGCCACACATGTCGCCGTAGAGCGTGGCATAGCCAACCGCCATTTCGCTCTTGTTGCCGGTCGCCAGCAGCAGGCGGCCATGCTTGTTGGACAGGGCCATCAGCATCACGCCGCGCGTGCGCGATTGCAGATTTTCTTCGGTGGTATCGGCTGGCTTACCGCCGAACAAGGGGTTCAGCGCTTCGATGAAAGCGTTATATGTCGGCTCGATGCCAATAACGTGGTACTCCACGCCAAGCCTTTCGGCCTGCTCGCGCGCACCGTCCAGCGACAGTTGCGAGGTGTAGCGCATTGGCATCATCACCGCGGTGACGCGCTCGGGGCCGAGGGCATCCACCGCCAGCGCCAAGGTCAGCGCGGAGTCGATACCACCGGACAAACCCAGCAACACACCACCAAAACCATTCTTGTCAATGTAGTCGCGAACGCCACGCACCAGCGCGGCGTAGAGTGTCGCCTCGCGCGAAGCATCCATGACGGTCGGCCAATCCCGCGCATGCAGGGTACGCGTTTCCGGATCGAAATCAGCCCACAACAAGGCATCAACGAAAGCCGGGGCGCGCGCGGCAATACTGCCATCCGCACTCACTAGCAGGCTACCGCCGTCATAGACAACTTCGTCCTGGCCACCGACGAGGTTGAGATAGATCACAGCGCAGCCGGTTTCCTGTGCACGTGCAGCCAAAACCTCTTCGCGTGCCGACTGCTTGGCGGCATCCCATGGGGACGCATTGATCACCACCATCAGCTCCGCGCCGGCCGCCGCAGCCTTGGCGGCCGGTTCGGCCTGCCAGATGTCTTCGCAAACCAGATAGCCGACACGCACACCATCCACGACAGCCATCGCACTGGTGCGACCAGGGCGGAAATAGCGCTTGTCGTCGAACACGCCATAGTTGGGCAGGATCTGCTTGTGCGTGATCTGCGCGATCTCGCCGCCATGCAGGAACGCGGCCGCGTTGTAGACCTCGCCCTGGCTATGTGGAAAACCGACGATCGCGGCCAGCTCGTTGGTGCTGGCGGCAAGCTCTTGGATGGCATCCTGGCAGGCAGCAAGAAAGCTGGGGCGCAGCAGTAGATCTTCGGGCGGATAGCCGCTGACCGCCAGCTCGGGAAAAACCGCCAGTGATGCACCACCTTCGCGGGCGCGCGCCATCAGCTCGCGGACCTTGGCGGTATTGGCGGCGACAGCGCCGACGGGGAAATCGTATTGGGCCAGCGCCAGGCGAAGAACGGCCATAGGTGTTGCTTATCCAAGTTCGACTGGCACTAGATGATGGTAGTGAATAAGCCTCTACACAAGGGCAGCGGGACGCCTCGATCAGGGTTTCACTATCATCTGGAGTGACGAAATTTTTGGGACCCCGGCGTATACCCCCAACGCGGCCGTTAGCCTCAGAGCTTGGCGTCGAGCTTGATCCAAAGTGTGCGTCCTGGCTCGTTCACGCGAGTCGTATTGACGTAACCGGCTAAGCTCGCAGCGGCTGCATTCACGTGCTCGGCGTATGTCTTGTTGAACAGGTTGTCGATGCCTGCGCTGAGCGTAAAGCGTCGATCGATACGATACGCACCGTTAAACGAAAACACGCCAAAGCCAGCACTAGGTCCCAAATCCTGCCCTACGATGTTGCCCTCGTCATCGGCGACGCGATGCTGTGCGGTGGCCAGGCGCCATAACGCGCCGATGGACCACTGTGTCGCTTCGTACGTCAGGCCCCATCGCGCCTCGAAGGGTGGCATCTGTGGCAGCGGACGGTTTTCGGTGAGGTTCTCACCCCATGCATAGGACACGGTGACGTCAGCCTTCCAATGGCTAGTGAAGTCGTAATTCGCACCAGCCTCGCCACCGGCGATGCGCGCCTGCACATTGCTGGCATAGTCCACACCCATGGACGTCATGGGGTAATGCATCAGAATGAAGTCATTGACTACTCCAGCATAGGCCGACACCCAGGCTTTCACGCGGTCGCCGTGGTATTGCATGCCAATGTCCCACTGCGTGGTGCGTTCGGGTTGGAGCGCACGGAAACTGTCGAGCGTGCCCTCCACGTGCTGACCAAACAGTTCCCAGTAGTCGGGAAAACGCTCGACGTGGCCCATGCCGGCGTAGAACGTTGTAGGCGAGCGGCTCAGGTCGCTCTCGTAGCGCACGAAGCCTGAGGGCAACGTATCGCCCCGATCCGCAGCCGTTTGCGCAGGCATCATGGCCATGGCGTCTACGCCGCTCATGCTTTCCATGTGCTCCATGCCTGCCATGTCTTCTAATGTGTAGCCGCGCGTCTGCACACGGTCCACACGCACCCCCGTTACCAGACGTTGCGACTGCGCGAACGACCAGCGTGTCTCGGCGAATATTCCAATATCCTGCATGCGCGCATCGCGCATGCGCGGCTGGTCTTTGTAATAGCCCATCATGCTTCCCGGCGGACCGCCCGCACGATGGGTGTGCACGCTCACCGAACCATCCACACCTGCCTGCAATTCCAGCGCGTCACCCCAGCGCCAAGTACCCGTCGCACGGCCCCCGGAGGTGCGGCGATCCACGTCTGCCGCCATGGCCATGGGCATCATGCTGGCGGGATCAGGGGTCCGCAGCGTGTAGTTGTCCATCACGTGATCGGCGTAGTTGGTGTACGCCTGCACCTCGAGCTTTTCCCAATGAGTGGTGAGGTGCTCCTGCGTCCATTTGAGCGCCGTGCTTTCGCGCAAGAACTGGACGCCATCCATGCGGCTAAAGGCATACGCGGCATCGCCATTGCCTTTGCCGACCGTCAGCTCGATGCGCGTTTGGTCACTGGGCGTCCAGCCGATGGTGGCGTCGGCGTTCCAGCGATCGTACTGAGAATGGACCCGGTTGCCGTCGCCGTCCTTGTAATCCTGTGAATGCGTGTGGTTGGTACTTATACCGATGTATCCGGTGCTATCGCCCGCGCGCAGATCGAGGTTCTGGTCGCTGCGTCCAGCGGAGCCAAACAGGAGGCTCGCATCACCGCTGAGAGTGGGTTGCGTATAGCGCTCGAAGTTGCGGTCGAACAGCACCACACCCGCGGAATTGCCGGGACCATACAGCACCGTTTCCGGCCCCTTGATAAGGGTGACGCGGTCATACAACTGCGGCGCAATGTAGGCGGTGGGGGGGTCCATGCGCGATGGGCAGCCACCGGCGATCATGCCCCCGTCCACCAGGATATTCAGCCGCGAGCCACTCATGCCGCGCAGCAACGGATCGCCATTGCTGCCACCTTTGCGGATGGTGGAAAACCCGGGAATGCTTTTGAGGAAGTCCGCACCGTCGCTGGCCGGCACCGGCTGGCGTGGCTGCTTAGGATCCGTGACGACGATGAGCGGACTGTCCTGCATGGTGGCGGTAACCACCACCGGCGTCAGCGTATGAGTGTTCTTGTCAGCATTGTCGTCGGCATGTGCCGTGCCTGTGAGAGCCAGTGCCACGGCACATGCCAACGCGCATGGCGATAAGAGGCCAGCGTAAAACGTGGTCATAGTATCTGATCCTTAGGGTGCGGTCGGCCGCCATCTGCCAGATATTCATCGGGCATGGCAGGGCGTATGCACGCAGGCGAACCTAGGGATGCTCTGATCTATTCCACGTACCCGTCACCGCACTGTATGCGCGCAACGCCTCGCCCCAGTGTCTCGACAGACGGCTACAGTCTGCCTTCACCGCTGCGTGCATACAGTGCGGTGACGGGTACGTGGAATAGATCAGAGCATCCCTAGTGCACGATGCACGTATGCGCGCCGACCCGCATGAGTCGGGGAGTAATGTGTTGATCCTGGGAATCGCCGCTCAGGAGACGGCGCGATGCTCAAACGATGCGGGTGGTCCGCGCGCAAGTCTGCGCTGTACTACCGCAGCCGCGATGCGTCGACCAACAGGTTGTACGACAAACACGAACGCCAACGGCATCGACGGCACACAGAGCACCACCGTGTCGCATAACATTGTGCCGTGCGATATGAGCACGCAGTAGCCGCAGGCATCCATCGTGTCACGGTGGCGGTCCCTAGGCGAATGTGGCGTGGTATGAGCGTGCTCGCTGCAGATGCCATCCATGCCCATGGACAAAGCCATGGCGTTGCCAGAAATGATGCGAGAAATGCAAGGTGCGAATACCAGCAGGCACATCGCCAGCATGGCGAGCCAAGCGACTGATTTGTGCTGGGCGCGTCCGCGATGCATGCCAACCCCTACAAAAATTTGCGCCATGATGCCACAAGAATGTGGCTTAGGATTGGATGCTGTGACAAATCGACACGCGAGCACGGCATCTCATCACAACGGAATTCAGCGCCTGGCGATGCGCGCGCGTTGCGGCCTGTTGCGACCACCATCCGTCGCCATGGGCGCGCACGGCAGCCGATTGCATGGTGGCCACGATGAAAAGTCGAGCTAGATCGAATCAGGCGCGATCGGCACCATAACCGCCAGCCACGCCCTTGCTCACATAAGCCACGGCATCGTGCGGATGTAAGCTTTCCTGGTGCTCCAAGCGGACGTGAAAATCGGCGATGCTGTCATCGGCATCCAGTGCGCGCTGAATACGACGCGCGGCGTCTTCACAGAACATGAGGTTGCTGCCGTTGGCCAACGCAAACGCCTGTTCGTCTTCGCGCTTCACCGCGGTTTGCACCGGCGTTCCCAGCGATTGTTCGACACGGTTGAGCAGATCGATCAGGTTCAGCGGCGCACCGTCGACAAAACGCACCAGCAAGCGCGCCACGCTGCGCTGCGCGTGCGGTGTGGCGACGATACCTTTCTCGCTGCCGAGCCAGGCAAACACAGCCGCGTGATCCAGCGGCTTGCCAGCATCGAAATCCCTGGCGAATTGTTCTTGGATCAATTGGCGTGACAACGCGGCTGACGCCGGACAGGTGGAGGAATAGACCACCTCGGTACCCAGCTCGAGACGAAAACCGTCCTCGCACAGGCTAGCCTCGATCGACACCGGATAAGTACGCCAACCGCTGTTGTCACTGCGCAAGGCCGCACGGCGCACGAGTTGATCAAAGCGGATGCTGACGCGGGCGCGATCGGAAAGATCCTTGTGCGATTCGAGAAAAGTGCGCAGCAGGGATTCGAGCATCGCTGCATCGACCGTCTTCGAACTCAGGCATTCATCCACCAGTAGGTAGAGGCGCGACATATGGATGCCACGGCGATCCGGCCGGGTGAGGTTCACAAAGGCACCTACCTGGGCGCTGGAACGCTGCGCATTCCCGTCACCCGCATCGAAGCGTACCGGCACCTCGATGCCGTCCATGCCTACCCAGTCCATCGCGCCAGCTAGATGCGGCTGTGCCTGGGTGGCGACATCAGGCATCAGACGAACGGTGTTTTCATGGGCGTGCATGGGGGTTGACTCCATAAGCCGGCGATCAAGCGCCGTGAGGCCCATATATCTTGGGGCAGCTTCACGCGTCGCAACAAGCTCGGCAAAGAAACGCTGCGTTTACCCGGACAACTGACTCTGCCAACGTCGGGCCGCTTGCCAGGCGCGCAACGTGGGCAGGAAGCCACTGTCCGGCCCGCCCTGCCGCAACACGGCCAGGGGTTCCCCTGTACGCGCGGCCTTGCGCACCAGGCGCTCGCCCTGCCCGGCGTCCAATGCCCGGAACACACTCAATGGTCCTGGCAGGCGCGCTGCATCAGCCCATATCGACTTCAAGTCGTCCAGTTGGGCTTTGATCGCCTGATCCCGCACTTCGCTGCGTTCGCGCAGGTTGGCGCGGCTGAGGTTGAAGCGGGCCAGCCGAGACATCGGCAGTGGCAGGCGGTCGCGCTCGACGTCGTCCTGCAGGCGGCGCAGTGCATAAAGCAGATGGCTCAAGGTCGCTATACAGGCGGCGCGTTCAGGCGAGGCTGCATCGCCATACCACCAGACCGTTTCCAGCTCGGCTAACGCACCATGCAAGGCGGAGGCAGCATGGAGCTGGGCGGCAAAATCCACCGCCGTGCCTTCTTCCAGTTGCGCCATCGCAGCCAGCACCGGGGCCA
The sequence above is a segment of the Dyella sp. M7H15-1 genome. Coding sequences within it:
- the flgL gene encoding flagellar hook-associated protein FlgL, producing MRITNGFFGNTMLHSLQKSNGKVADLMSQISSGYRVQRPSDDPIAAVRLLLLDRDQTMIGQYRSNIGSLGIRMQQNELRLDSMLRSVHSAHDLMIRAIDGSNTPEDLNAMAGSLRTLRDNLLTEVNATDNEGNYLFSGTKTDTPAISYDPDAPLGSRYTFTGNTDQQQVVIGQGVTEAANVTADDMADIFNQLDQALAVLEDPNVDVNDPATRTMLTACLDAMNHGIGTLSTKIAVLGGAQTTLTLMDETHAAMAVSNGQAAQMLGELDYAEAYDRLNNYVIAVQGSYQVYSRVMQLSPFDVILR
- the flgK gene encoding flagellar hook-associated protein FlgK codes for the protein MSITHIGMSGLLAAQAGLGMSARNTANLLTAGYSRQGVLLTPRVVGGGVEIGAFIRFTDNFKTQALWSSNAPLGQYAVGESYYRQLEEVMGLGAGSVKAGIDGFFGALDEVSTDPTNSALRLQVISAADAMAKSFNSLRQAMTRQLDTARQQSMATADQVNMLSTTIADLNRQIEQAHASGSVPSELLDQRDLAVDNLSKLVDVQVLQQPNGTVDVSIANGPPLVAGGQVGKLNVLPHTDGTFSLALELAGTRYPLDGSRIGGELGGLGKYVEDTLLPQMDANKQLAEELATRINNQLAAGFGTHGEPGKPLFDFNPTTGTLSINPDITQADLGFSANPDEPGNSDNLLAVIELRKERITLPGVGEVSMGDAYTMLVGKLGSASQLNQNALDRATEIRKQAEMDWLAVSGISMEEETVKISEFLNMYNANMKVISVANELLDSTIKML
- a CDS encoding autotransporter outer membrane beta-barrel domain-containing protein: MLSLLILNALQAARAQEVVAVNGEDVRVPTGASYSTTASGMPGIVLYASGTHPSTGSPSTITATSTAIFTIGNGAYGVDAENGAHVMLMGDNLTGLFVIRTSGNNASGILATGAGTTVDATDVNFATSSLNARGFDAYDGATVNVNYCAIVVNAGSGVDSEDVGTVANIAGGSITANGVTGNAMTLRNGGTINASSVLATGTGQYSTALSSYSQGTGIVNHATIVNSMLTSEQQGNAIDIFGGTTDVTLKNTDVDGATGTAMDVEDVAGSPGNATLDAIDSRLLGNINVQNNLYPAGGSSFVNVELSAGSVLRGWVNDVNALTIDASSQWMMTANSRINGNLLNDGSIVFLPGGAYKTLTITGSFYSPGPGSITLNTTLDASETSSDKILLDGPDANAAIGAHALVINASGNAALTQGNGILVVQAVDGAITFPRAFVLNDPVVRGPYEYELFRGTLDGSAPDNWYLRDALPTPSPSPTPTPTPTPTPTPTPTPTPTPTPTPTPTPTPTPTPAPTPAPPPTPLPERPLYNREASLNTALPSAMLQLGRAFLGSLDERVGIQNVGDASAPSTGQTDPVVWARVLGESGKQSGSGLSGNGPLFDYDLAAVQVGAHLYRNGSDGAPHDDAGVYGSFGHLSSQVIHDDLLLGPMTAGTNRLDAASVDVYWTHYGNDGSYLDAVLQGIWYDLARASSSENVENLSTRAAGLGTSFEGGWRKFALSPALTLQPQAQVIYQHLRIDDSSNDFETVRFGNVGSLAARIGVQLANASPTGTLGGLNWWFDLNAWHEFYADPRTTYPTGSGDVSFHSDLQGTWWELQWGMQGRVSQHVNVYGTLNYDAGGNAGRRETGANIGIMVHW
- a CDS encoding flagellar biosynthesis protein FlgJ, encoding MNVLPFQGIQNSFELGETGIKPGDAGYREKLERVAEQFEGMFIAHLLSEMRKATEQMNPDSASASHKPGAALMDEAYRRVADDIARQRAFGITDSIVAQMMPNDAAPCSLSPPGRGLG
- a CDS encoding flagellar basal body P-ring protein FlgI, whose product is MGSAHAQSLGQLTNVEGIRENQLTGYGIVVGLAGTGDGSQAKYTSQSIKNMLNQFGVRMPDNAQLRARNTAAVMVSASFPPGYRKGQQIDITVSSLGDAKSLRGGTLLMTPLRAADGDIYALAQGNLVIPGVAASGRTGSSVTINTATAGRVPNGATIEREIASDFADAPTLRLNLKRPNFQTATNIVDAINRNFGASIAATEDATSVEIAIPGNAGSRSAFIAHLNRIQIEPGNDTPKVIFNARTGTVVISQGVTVKPTVVSHGTLKVTIDENFAVSQPEALGNGQTMVTPQSSINVSESGAHTFQWKNGASLQAIVDTINSIGATPDDLMAILQGLSEAGALNAELEVI